A single genomic interval of Helianthus annuus cultivar XRQ/B chromosome 13, HanXRQr2.0-SUNRISE, whole genome shotgun sequence harbors:
- the LOC110898031 gene encoding uncharacterized protein LOC110898031 isoform X1: MAMQTGMGFSKIIFIVGAGYTSTLLLNNGKLSELLGELQALVKGYEGKQGDEGDYGDAIAGQIRRLATEVRQLAAARQVTVFNGGSSVDAASLVVPAAALGTVGYGYLWWKGLSFSDLMFVTKSNITNAVSSLKNNLEQVSDAIAAAKKHLTQRVENLDGKLDKQVEISKSIQGEVTDVRDDLNQLDYNLDSLREMVSGIDGKIMTLEEKQEFARRGVQYLCNKFDGNMISGNTQVQFKLAGKSVGGSLSSGGMIALEGVKEIPDILDSGGVNNLPATGVPENSTPVLKSQSRMLTRKITVTAKVNV; the protein is encoded by the exons ATGGCGATGCAAACTGGAATGGGCTTTTCTAAGATCATCTTTATAGTCGGAGCAG GTTACACGAGTACACTGCTGCTTAACAATGGCAAACTTTCTGAGTTATTAGGTGAACTTCAG GCTTTAGTGAAAGGATATGAAGGAAAGCAGGGAGATGAAGGTGATTATGGAGATGCCATTGCTGGGCAG attcgCCGGTTAGCGACGGAAGTTCGCCAGCTGGCAGCCGCACGACAGGTCACTGTTTTCAATGGAGGTTCAAGTG TTGATGCAGCATCTCTAGTGGTACCTGCTGCTGCATTAGGGACTGTGGGATATGGCTATCTGTGGTGGAAG GGTCTTTCATTTTCAGACCTCATGTTTGTGACCAAGAGTAACATCACAAATGCGGTTTCAAGCTTGAAAAATAATTTAGAACAAGTTTCAGATGCTATCGCT GCAGCAAAGAAGCATTTAACTCAGAGGGTAGAGAACTTGGATGGGAAACTGGATAAACAAGTGGAGATATCAAAATCAATTCAAGGCGAG GTGACTGATGTTCGTGATGATCTTAACCAACTTGACTATAACTTGGATTCATTGAGAGAGATGGTTTCTGGCATT GATGGAAAGATAATGACTTTAGAAGAAAAGCAG GAATTTGCTAGGCGTGGAGTGCAGTATCTATGCAACAAGTTTGATGGAAATATGATCTCCGGCAACACACAG GTTCAATTTAAGCTTGCTGGCAAGTCCGTTGGTGGTTCTCTGTCATCTGGAGGGATGATCGCCCTTGAG GGCGTCAAGGAAATTCCTGACATTTTGGATTCAGGGGGTGTTAACAATTTGCCAGCAACTGGTGTTCCAGAAAATTCTACACCTGTATTGAAAAGTCAATCAAGAATGTTGACCAG GAAAATTACGGTCACGGCCAAGGTCAATGTTTGA
- the LOC110898031 gene encoding uncharacterized protein LOC110898031 isoform X2, whose protein sequence is MAMQTGMGFSKIIFIVGAGYTSTLLLNNGKLSELLGELQALVKGYEGKQGDEGDYGDAIAGQIRRLATEVRQLAAARQVTVFNGGSSVDAASLVVPAAALGTVGYGYLWWKGLSFSDLMFVTKSNITNAVSSLKNNLEQVSDAIAAAKKHLTQRVENLDGKLDKQVEISKSIQGEVTDVRDDLNQLDYNLDSLREMVSGIDGKIMTLEEKQEFARRGVQYLCNKFDGNMISGNTQGVKEIPDILDSGGVNNLPATGVPENSTPVLKSQSRMLTRKITVTAKVNV, encoded by the exons ATGGCGATGCAAACTGGAATGGGCTTTTCTAAGATCATCTTTATAGTCGGAGCAG GTTACACGAGTACACTGCTGCTTAACAATGGCAAACTTTCTGAGTTATTAGGTGAACTTCAG GCTTTAGTGAAAGGATATGAAGGAAAGCAGGGAGATGAAGGTGATTATGGAGATGCCATTGCTGGGCAG attcgCCGGTTAGCGACGGAAGTTCGCCAGCTGGCAGCCGCACGACAGGTCACTGTTTTCAATGGAGGTTCAAGTG TTGATGCAGCATCTCTAGTGGTACCTGCTGCTGCATTAGGGACTGTGGGATATGGCTATCTGTGGTGGAAG GGTCTTTCATTTTCAGACCTCATGTTTGTGACCAAGAGTAACATCACAAATGCGGTTTCAAGCTTGAAAAATAATTTAGAACAAGTTTCAGATGCTATCGCT GCAGCAAAGAAGCATTTAACTCAGAGGGTAGAGAACTTGGATGGGAAACTGGATAAACAAGTGGAGATATCAAAATCAATTCAAGGCGAG GTGACTGATGTTCGTGATGATCTTAACCAACTTGACTATAACTTGGATTCATTGAGAGAGATGGTTTCTGGCATT GATGGAAAGATAATGACTTTAGAAGAAAAGCAG GAATTTGCTAGGCGTGGAGTGCAGTATCTATGCAACAAGTTTGATGGAAATATGATCTCCGGCAACACACAG GGCGTCAAGGAAATTCCTGACATTTTGGATTCAGGGGGTGTTAACAATTTGCCAGCAACTGGTGTTCCAGAAAATTCTACACCTGTATTGAAAAGTCAATCAAGAATGTTGACCAG GAAAATTACGGTCACGGCCAAGGTCAATGTTTGA
- the LOC110898031 gene encoding uncharacterized protein LOC110898031 isoform X3: MALVKGYEGKQGDEGDYGDAIAGQIRRLATEVRQLAAARQVTVFNGGSSVDAASLVVPAAALGTVGYGYLWWKGLSFSDLMFVTKSNITNAVSSLKNNLEQVSDAIAAAKKHLTQRVENLDGKLDKQVEISKSIQGEVTDVRDDLNQLDYNLDSLREMVSGIDGKIMTLEEKQEFARRGVQYLCNKFDGNMISGNTQVQFKLAGKSVGGSLSSGGMIALEGVKEIPDILDSGGVNNLPATGVPENSTPVLKSQSRMLTRKITVTAKVNV; the protein is encoded by the exons ATG GCTTTAGTGAAAGGATATGAAGGAAAGCAGGGAGATGAAGGTGATTATGGAGATGCCATTGCTGGGCAG attcgCCGGTTAGCGACGGAAGTTCGCCAGCTGGCAGCCGCACGACAGGTCACTGTTTTCAATGGAGGTTCAAGTG TTGATGCAGCATCTCTAGTGGTACCTGCTGCTGCATTAGGGACTGTGGGATATGGCTATCTGTGGTGGAAG GGTCTTTCATTTTCAGACCTCATGTTTGTGACCAAGAGTAACATCACAAATGCGGTTTCAAGCTTGAAAAATAATTTAGAACAAGTTTCAGATGCTATCGCT GCAGCAAAGAAGCATTTAACTCAGAGGGTAGAGAACTTGGATGGGAAACTGGATAAACAAGTGGAGATATCAAAATCAATTCAAGGCGAG GTGACTGATGTTCGTGATGATCTTAACCAACTTGACTATAACTTGGATTCATTGAGAGAGATGGTTTCTGGCATT GATGGAAAGATAATGACTTTAGAAGAAAAGCAG GAATTTGCTAGGCGTGGAGTGCAGTATCTATGCAACAAGTTTGATGGAAATATGATCTCCGGCAACACACAG GTTCAATTTAAGCTTGCTGGCAAGTCCGTTGGTGGTTCTCTGTCATCTGGAGGGATGATCGCCCTTGAG GGCGTCAAGGAAATTCCTGACATTTTGGATTCAGGGGGTGTTAACAATTTGCCAGCAACTGGTGTTCCAGAAAATTCTACACCTGTATTGAAAAGTCAATCAAGAATGTTGACCAG GAAAATTACGGTCACGGCCAAGGTCAATGTTTGA
- the LOC110900978 gene encoding AP2-like ethylene-responsive transcription factor BBM encodes MLALNNQKVANDENQLQTSTPPLGDQSSNVVTPTTPTTPTTVKRSSKYRGVSRHRWTGRYEAHLWDKGSWNATQKKKGKQVYLGAYDEEESAARAYDLAAIKYWGTSTFTNFPVSEYEKELEIMQNTTKEEYLATLRRRSSGFSRGVSKYRGVARHHHNGRWEARIGRVFGNKYLYLGTYSTQEEAAHAYDIAAIEYRGINAVTNFDLSTYIRWLRSGSNSASGIPSQSQDQPLPPATSHHANPLLEDPHFQFGSNPLPLGITSPNQELLDTKMLLANSNSNHVDSSPAPSALSLLLRSTMFKELVEKNLIPCNEEEHATKELMKTEGNEFRGMFFNGMCPSKVGIRMGLDEEDDEEEDEKDELPLFRNPNQSIWNGSLNMNKPSRH; translated from the exons ATGCTAGCACTGAATAATCAAAAAGTTGCCAATGACGAAAACCAGCTACAGACATCAACACCACCGCTTGGTGATCAATCTAGTAATGTCGTCACGCCCACCACTCCCACTACCCCAACAACggtcaaaagaagctctaagtaTCGAGGTGTCAGCAG ACATCGATGGACAGGTAGATACGAGGCTCACTTGTGGGACAAAGGGTCATGGAACGCAACACAAAAGAAGAAGGGAAAACAAG TTTATCTTG GGGCATACGATGAAGAAGAATCTGCTGCAAGAGCATATGATTTGGCGGCAATCAAGTATTGGGGAACGTCTACTTTCACAAATTTCCCG GTGAGTGAATATGAGAAAGAATTAGAGATAATGCAGAATACAACCAAGGAGGAGTATCTAGCCACCTTAAGAAG GAGAAGCAGTGGTTTCTCAAGAGGCGTATCAAAGTACAGAGGGGTAGCAAG GCATCATCACAATGGCAGATGGGAAGCAAGGATAGGAAGAGTGTTTGGCAACAAGTATCTCTATCTTGGCACATACA GTACTCAAGAAGAGGCTGCTCATGCATATGATATTGCAGCTATAGAATACAGAGGAATCAATGCAGTAACAAATTTTGACTTGAGCACATACATCAGATGGTTAAGATCGGGTTCCAATTCCGCTAGCGGCATCCCCTCTCAATCCCAAGATCAACCGCTGCCACCCGCCACCAGCCACCACGCTAATCCACTCCTTGAGGATCCTCACTTTCAATTTGGTTCCAATCCGTTACCACTGGGAATCACTTCCCCGAACCAAGAACTCCTTGACACAAAGATGCTGCTTGCTAATTCCAATTCCAATCACGTTGACTCGTCGCCTGCTCCTAGCGCTCTAAGCCTACTCTTAAGATCAACCATGTTTAAGGAGCTCGTGGAGAAGAATTTGATTCCGTGCAATGAAGAAGAACATGCGACAAAGGAACTGATGAAAACCGAAGGGAATGAATTCCGAGGGATGTTTTTTAACGGAATGTGTCCTTCGAAAGTCGGAATCAGAATGGGATTGGATGAggaggatgatgaggaagaggATGAGAAGGATGAATTGCCGTTGTTTAGGAACCCGAACCAGTCGATATGGAATGGCTCGTTGAACATGAACAAGCCTTCTAGGCACTAA